A part of Thalassophryne amazonica chromosome 3, fThaAma1.1, whole genome shotgun sequence genomic DNA contains:
- the LOC117507861 gene encoding MKRN2 opposite strand protein translates to MEHSAVIRLSHCHKHIFCFSVPEECPSCGEQLKGSRLQEAPVKLPCPLTDGHKTSCCLLVTADDLDRAFDGTSDLHTGISNNKGVVYNYTRAGVRRDQSGWERCLSVPLVRPDMFYLLAQWDQYLDRFSDGPMWDTVWHRFDEDSHNCFSFCLQFINSVLAMEGRSLLTREFFTKSFIVPRMTRVYKYLTLYHHVQKQQYYVVDRPEEGPEL, encoded by the exons ATGGAGCACAGCGCAGTCATCCGGCTCAGTCACTGCCACAAGCACATCTTTTGTTTCTCGGTGCCGGAGGAGTGTCCGAGCTgtggggagcagctgaaggggagCAGGCTGCAGGAGGCCCCCGTCAAGCTGCCCTGCCCCCTGACTGACGGACACAAGACCTCCTGCTGCCTGCTGGTCACCGCTGACGACCTGGACAG AGCGTTTGACGGGACCTCAGACCTGCACACTGGCATCTCCAACAACAAAG GTGTCGTTTATAACTACACACGGGCCGGCGTGCGCAGAGACCAGAGCGGCTGGGAGCGCTGCCTCAGCGTGCCGCTGGTCAGACCAGACATGTTCTACCTGCTGGCCCAGTGGGACCAGTACCTGGACCGCTTCTCTGATGGGCCCATGTGGGACACGGTCTGGCACAG gTTTGATGAAGACAGTCACAACTGCTTCAGTTTCTGTCTCCAGTTCATCAACAGTGTCTTAGCGATGGAGGGGCGGAGCCTCCTGACCCGCGAGTTCTTCACAAAGAGCTTCATCGTGCCGAGGATGACCAGGGTCTACAAGTACCTGACTCTGTACCACCACGTCCAGAAACAGCAGTACTACGTGGTGGACAGACCAGAGGAGGGACCAGAGCTCTGA
- the LOC117507650 gene encoding caldesmon-like, which translates to MDQITEDSRTEGSRTEDSGPEDSSKTEDSRTEDSGPEDSRTEDSGPEDSRTEDSGPEDSSKTEDSRTANKRQQNSSTTKDSGTEDSRTKDSRAAAEQRTAEQQQNKGQWNKGQQNSSRTKDSETENSGTKDSRAAAEQRTAEQQQNKGQWNKGQQNSSRTEDSETEDSGTKDSRTAAEQKTVEQRTGEQRTAEQRTAEQQHNKRQRNRGQQNSSTTKDSGTEDSRAKNRGQQNKKQRTVEQQQNKEQRTVEPRTAAKQRTAEQRAAEQRTAKQRRAEQQRNKGQGHRGQQKRGQQSSSRTKDSGTEDSRAAAQQKTAEQRTAEQQHNKRQWNRGQQSKEQRTAEQKTEDSGTAAEQGTEDSGTEDSSKTKDSRTEDSGTEDSKTKESRTAAEQRTGAQRTAETRTAEQQQNRGQRNRGQRNKGQQDSSRTKDSRTAAEQKTVEQRTGEQRTAEQRTAGQQQNKRQWNRGQENKGQQNKGEQSSSRTKDSRTAAEQKTVEQRTGEQRTAEQRTAGQQQNKGQQNSSRTKDSGTKDSRTKDSRTAAQQKTAEQRTAEQRTAEQRRAEQQQNKGQQNSSTTKDSGTEDRRTKDSRTKDSRTAAEQRTAEQQQNKRQWNKGQQNKGQQNSSTTKDSGTEDSRTKNSRTKESRAAAEQRTAEQQHNKRQWNRGQQNKEQQSSSRTEDSSRTKDSGTKDTRTKASGTKEIRTKEIRQHNLCPSSSSSQSKLIR; encoded by the exons ATGGACCAAATAACAGAGGACAGCAGAACAGAGGGCAGCAGAACAGAGGACAGTGGACCCGAGGACAGCAGCAAAACAGAGGACAGCAGAACAGAGGACAGTGGACCCGAGGACAGCAGAACAGAGGACAGTGGACCCGAGGACAGCAGAACAGAGGACAGTGGACCCGAGGACAGCAGCAAAACAGAGGACAGCAGAACAGCA AACAAAAGACAGCAGAACAGCAGCACAACAAAAGACAGTGGAACAGAGGACAGCAGAACAAAGGatagcagagcagcagcagaacaGAGGACAGCAGAACAACAGCAGAACAAAGGACAGTGGAACAAAGGACAGCAGAACAGCAGCAGAACAAAGGACAGCGAAACAGAGAACAGCGGAACAAAGGatagcagagcagcagcagaacaGAGGACAGCAGAACAACAGCAGAACAAAGGACAGTGGAACAAAGGACAGCAGAACAGCAGCAGAACAGAGGACAGCGAAACAGAGGACAGCGGAACAAAGGACAGCAGGACAGCAGCAGAACAAAAGACAGTGGAACAGAGGACAGGAGAACAAAGGACAGCAGAACAAAGGACAGCAGAGCAGCAGCACAACAAAAGACAGCGGAACAGAGGACAGCAGAACAGCAGCACAACAAAAGACAGTGGAACAGAGGACAGCAGAGCAAAGAACAGAGGACAGCAGAACAAAAAACAGAGGACAGTGGAACAGCAGCAGAACAAGGAACAGAGGACAGTGGAACCGAGGACAGCAGCAAAACAAAGGACAGCAGAACAGAGGGCAGCGGAACAGAGGACAGCAAAACAAAGGAGAGCAGAACAGCAGCGGAACAAAGGACAGGGGCACAGAGGACAGCAGAAACGAGgacagcagagcagcagcagaacaAAAGACAGCGGAACAGAGGACAGCAGAGCAGCAGCACAACAAAAGACAGCGGAACAGAGGACAGCAGAACAGCAGCACAACAAAAGACAGTGGAACAGAGGACAGCAGAGCAAAGAACAGAGGACAGCAGAACAAAAAACAGAGGACAGTGGAACAGCAGCAGAACAAGGAACAGAGGACAGTGGAACCGAGGACAGCAGCAAAACAAAGGACAGCAGAACAGAGGACAGCGGAACAGAGGACAGCAAAACAAAGGAGAGCAGAACAGCAGCGGAACAAAGGACAGGGGCACAGAGGACAGCAGAAACGAGgacagcagagcagcagcagaacaGAGGACAGCGAAACAGAGGACAGCGGAACAAAGGACAGCAGGACAGCAGCAGAACAAAGGACAGCAGAACAGCAGCAGAACAAAAGACAGTGGAACAGAGGACAGGAGAACAAAGGACAGCAGAACAAAGGACAGCAGGACAGCAGCAGAACAAAAGACAGTGGAACAGAGGACAGGAGAACAAAGGACAGCAGAACAAAGgagagcagagcagcagcagaacaAAGGACAGCAGAACAGCAGCAGAACAAAAGACAGTGGAACAGAGGACAGGAGAACAAAGGACAGCAGAACAAAGGACAGCAGGACAGCAGCAGAACAAAGGACAGCAGAACAGCAGCAGAACAAAAGACAGTGGAACAAAGGACAGCAGAACAAAGGACAGCAGAACAGCAGCACAACAAAAGACAGCGGAACAGAGGACAGCAGAACAAAGAACAGCAGAACAAAGgagagcagagcagcagcagaacaAAGGACAGCAGAACAGCAGCACAACAAAAGACAGTGGAACAGAGGACAGGAGAACAAAGGACAGCAGAACAAAGGACAGCAGGACAGCAGCAGAACAAAGGACAGCAGAACAGCAGCAGAACAAAAGACAGTGGAACAAAGGACAGCAGAACAAAGGACAGCAGAACAGCAGCACAACAAAAGACAGCGGAACAGAGGACAGCAGAACAAAGAACAGCAGAACAAAGgagagcagagcagcagcagaacaAAGGACAGCAGAACAGCAGCACAACAAAAGACAGTGGAACAGAGGACAACAGAACAAAGaacagcagagcagcagcagaacaGAGGACAGCAGCAGAACAAAGGACAGTGGAACAAAGGacaccagaacaaaggccagcggAACAAAGGAGATCAGAACAAAGGAGATCAGGCAACATAATTTATGTCCATCTTCCAGCAGCTCACAGTCAAAGTTAATAAGATAA